The following coding sequences lie in one Dunckerocampus dactyliophorus isolate RoL2022-P2 chromosome 4, RoL_Ddac_1.1, whole genome shotgun sequence genomic window:
- the rnf181 gene encoding E3 ubiquitin-protein ligase RNF181 — translation MASYFDEHDCEPTNPEEQYRQNALLELARSLMQGLDLMDSGHFDSSDWDQRLPPPAAKVAVQTLTVVVISPEQADKGMKCPVCLLEFEEQETVREMPCKHLFHAGCILPWLGKTNSCPLCRLELPTDNQEYEEFKKDKERRKQREHRLEDLHGAMYT, via the exons ATGGCATCCTACTTTGACGAGCACGACTGTGAGCCGACCAACCCCGAGGAACAGTACCGCCAGAATGCACTCCTTGAACTGGCCAG GTCTCTAATGCAGGGGTTGGACTTGATGGATTCAGGACATTTTGACTCGTCAGACTGGGACCAGCGTCTTCCTCCTCCAGCTGCAAAAGTAGCTGTGCAGACTCTCACTGTGGTGGTTATTTCTCCAGAGCAAGCAG ACAAAGGCATGAAGTGTCCTGTGTGTTTGCTGGAGTTTGAAGAGCAGGAGACTGTTCGAGAAATGCcttgcaagcatcttttccaCGCTGGATGTATACTGCCGTGGTTGGGCAAG ACCAACTCTTGCCCACTGTGTCGACTTGAACTACCCACTGACAATCAAGAGTATGAAGAGTTCAAGAAAGACAAA GAGAGACGAAAACAGAGGGAGCACAGACTGGAGGACCTCCATGGAGCAATGTACACATGA